A stretch of the Streptomyces sp. NBC_00078 genome encodes the following:
- a CDS encoding BMP family protein, with translation MRRVAKLSAACIATAALALSATACGSTSSENDSSSSASAGGGKGIKIGLAYDVGGRGDRSFNDSAARGADKAKAKFGGSIKELTAKTSDTEADREQRLTDLADAGYNPIVAVGFSYATSVGKVAAKYPKVNFGLIDSVVNAKNVDSITFTEEQGSYLAGVAAALKTKKDHVGFIGGVDNPLIKKFEAGYVQGVKDTNAKVKVEVQYLTHGSDLSGFSSPDKGKEAAQGQLDKGADVIYTAAGSSGNGAIEAVNGVKGAWAIGVDSDQYNIPGLAKYKSSILTSVVKNVDVGVYDFIKSVHDGKPLTGNQVYSLGKGGVSLATSGGFINDIQPKLDAAKKKIVDGTVKVKTTP, from the coding sequence GTGCGCCGGGTAGCCAAGCTTTCCGCTGCGTGTATCGCGACCGCAGCTCTCGCACTGTCTGCCACAGCCTGTGGCAGCACCTCCTCCGAGAATGACAGCTCCTCGTCCGCCTCCGCCGGAGGCGGCAAGGGCATCAAGATCGGCCTCGCCTACGACGTGGGCGGCCGTGGTGACCGTTCCTTCAACGACTCGGCCGCCCGCGGCGCCGACAAGGCCAAGGCTAAGTTCGGCGGCTCCATCAAGGAGCTGACCGCCAAGACCTCCGACACCGAGGCCGACCGCGAGCAGCGCCTCACCGACCTGGCGGACGCCGGCTACAACCCGATCGTCGCCGTCGGCTTCTCCTACGCCACCTCGGTCGGCAAGGTCGCCGCCAAGTACCCGAAGGTCAACTTCGGTCTCATCGACTCTGTGGTGAACGCCAAGAACGTCGACAGCATCACCTTCACCGAGGAGCAGGGCTCGTACCTGGCCGGTGTGGCCGCGGCGCTGAAGACCAAGAAGGACCACGTCGGCTTCATCGGCGGTGTGGACAACCCGCTGATCAAGAAGTTCGAGGCGGGTTATGTCCAGGGCGTCAAGGACACCAACGCCAAGGTCAAGGTCGAGGTGCAGTATCTGACGCACGGCTCGGACCTCTCCGGCTTCTCCAGCCCCGACAAGGGCAAGGAGGCCGCGCAGGGCCAGCTCGACAAGGGCGCCGACGTCATCTACACGGCGGCCGGCTCCTCCGGCAACGGCGCGATCGAGGCGGTCAACGGCGTCAAGGGCGCCTGGGCCATCGGCGTGGACTCGGACCAGTACAACATCCCGGGTCTGGCCAAGTACAAGAGCTCGATCCTGACCTCGGTGGTCAAGAACGTCGACGTCGGCGTCTACGACTTCATCAAGTCCGTGCACGACGGCAAGCCGCTGACCGGCAACCAGGTCTACTCGCTCGGCAAGGGTGGTGTCTCGCTGGCCACCAGCGGTGGCTTCATCAACGACATCCAGCCCAAGCTGGACGCCGCCAAGAAGAAGATCGTCGACGGCACCGTCAAGGTCAAGACCACTCCGTGA
- a CDS encoding ABC transporter permease, which yields MKKLTQRIDKERLLLGIAAPLLAIVAALVVTALVILATGKNPGAAFSDMVTYGSASDSQVYILNKATTYYLAGVAVAIGFRMNLFNIGVDGQYRIAAFFAAVLGGALTLPGFISVPLMILCAMAVGALWAGIAGILKVTRGVSEVISTIMLNSIATAIIAYLLQPGKLAELQSGGTVVSTKPLPNDSWFFSFNTGAAGELWGFIVIAAIVGVAYWFVLGRTRFGFDLRTVGQSESAAAASGVSVKKMVATSMLISGAVAGLIGMPTLLNDSHQFSNDFPSGIGFTGIAIALLGRNSPVGIALGALLWGFLERTTNHLEFEGYDKEILGVIQGVIVLCVVIAYEVVRRYGLKRQQQRVGAELAAQAAAPTAKQEVA from the coding sequence ATGAAGAAGCTGACCCAACGCATCGACAAGGAGCGGCTGCTCCTCGGTATCGCGGCGCCGCTGCTGGCGATCGTCGCCGCACTCGTCGTCACCGCCCTGGTCATCCTCGCCACCGGCAAGAACCCGGGCGCCGCCTTCAGCGACATGGTGACCTACGGCTCCGCCAGCGACAGCCAGGTCTACATCCTGAACAAGGCGACGACGTACTACCTGGCGGGCGTCGCGGTGGCCATCGGCTTCCGCATGAACCTGTTCAACATCGGCGTCGACGGCCAGTACCGCATCGCCGCGTTCTTCGCGGCGGTGCTCGGCGGCGCGCTGACCCTGCCGGGGTTCATCTCGGTCCCCCTGATGATCCTCTGCGCGATGGCCGTGGGCGCCCTGTGGGCCGGCATCGCGGGCATCCTCAAGGTGACCCGGGGCGTCAGCGAGGTCATCTCGACCATCATGCTGAACTCCATCGCCACCGCGATCATCGCCTACCTGCTGCAGCCGGGGAAGCTCGCCGAACTCCAGAGCGGCGGCACCGTGGTGTCGACCAAGCCGCTGCCGAACGACTCGTGGTTCTTCTCCTTCAACACGGGCGCGGCCGGTGAGCTGTGGGGCTTCATCGTGATCGCCGCGATCGTCGGTGTCGCGTACTGGTTCGTGCTCGGCCGCACCCGCTTCGGCTTCGACCTGCGCACCGTCGGCCAGTCGGAGAGCGCCGCCGCCGCGAGCGGTGTCTCCGTCAAGAAGATGGTCGCCACCAGCATGCTCATCTCGGGCGCGGTGGCCGGTCTGATCGGCATGCCGACCCTCCTCAACGACAGCCACCAGTTCAGCAACGACTTCCCGTCGGGCATCGGCTTCACCGGCATCGCCATCGCGCTGCTGGGCCGCAACAGCCCCGTCGGCATCGCCCTCGGCGCCCTCCTGTGGGGCTTCCTGGAGCGCACCACCAACCACCTCGAGTTCGAGGGTTACGACAAGGAGATCCTCGGCGTCATCCAGGGCGTCATCGTCCTGTGCGTCGTGATCGCCTACGAGGTCGTACGCCGCTACGGCCTCAAGCGCCAGCAGCAACGGGTCGGCGCCGAGCTCGCCGCCCAGGCCGCCGCCCCGACCGCGAAGCAGGAGGTGGCGTGA
- a CDS encoding ABC transporter permease, with product MTATMTDTPPPAAPKADSDRSRSGRSLGRILTILAGGLILVALVRVITGADQLTSEGQVSAALGLAVPIGLAGLAGLWSERSGVVNIGLEGMMILGTFGAGWIGWQTNPWLGLLCGIGFGVLGGLVHAVATITFGVDHIVSGVAVNLLALGTTQYLAKLFFSGGKAADAGGNPKQSPPVDSLPTFDFPGLSDALKSVENHHWFVISDLAGILGGLVTDLSVVTILAVVLFVASGWLLWRTPFGLRLRSCGENPIAAESLGVNVYRYKYIAVAISGGLAGLGGAFLALVTSHTYLENQTGGRGYIGLAAMIFGNWRPGGLAMGAGLFGYSDALQLRNGGETVHALLLLLVVLLAGLAGWKLYQKAHWQGGISLIVAALVLLWYLFTDEVPSDFVGATPYVVTLLVLSLSAQRLRMPKADGMRYRKGQGK from the coding sequence ATGACTGCCACGATGACCGACACGCCGCCCCCCGCGGCACCCAAGGCGGACAGCGACCGCTCCCGCTCGGGCCGGTCGCTCGGCCGGATCCTCACCATCCTGGCCGGCGGCCTGATCCTGGTGGCCCTGGTCCGCGTCATCACCGGCGCAGACCAGCTCACCTCCGAGGGCCAGGTCTCCGCGGCCCTCGGCCTCGCCGTGCCGATCGGCCTCGCCGGACTCGCGGGCCTGTGGTCCGAGCGGTCCGGTGTGGTCAACATCGGCCTCGAAGGCATGATGATCCTCGGCACCTTCGGCGCCGGCTGGATCGGCTGGCAGACCAACCCCTGGCTCGGCCTGCTCTGCGGCATCGGCTTCGGCGTCCTCGGCGGCCTGGTGCACGCCGTCGCGACCATCACCTTCGGAGTCGACCACATCGTCTCCGGTGTCGCGGTCAACCTGCTCGCGCTGGGCACCACCCAGTACCTCGCCAAGCTCTTCTTCTCCGGGGGCAAGGCGGCGGACGCGGGCGGCAACCCCAAGCAGTCCCCGCCCGTGGACTCGCTGCCCACCTTCGACTTCCCCGGCCTCTCGGACGCCCTCAAGTCCGTCGAGAACCACCACTGGTTCGTGATCTCCGACCTGGCGGGCATCCTCGGCGGCCTGGTCACCGACCTGTCCGTGGTGACGATCCTCGCCGTGGTCCTGTTCGTCGCCAGCGGGTGGCTGCTGTGGCGTACCCCCTTCGGCCTGCGGCTGCGCTCCTGCGGTGAGAACCCGATCGCCGCGGAGTCGCTCGGCGTCAACGTCTACCGGTACAAGTACATCGCCGTGGCGATCTCCGGCGGCCTCGCCGGACTCGGCGGCGCCTTCCTCGCGCTGGTCACCTCGCACACCTACCTCGAGAACCAGACCGGCGGGCGCGGCTACATCGGCCTCGCCGCCATGATCTTCGGCAACTGGCGCCCCGGCGGTCTCGCCATGGGCGCTGGCCTGTTCGGCTACTCCGACGCGCTGCAGCTGCGCAACGGCGGCGAGACCGTCCACGCGCTGCTGCTCCTGCTGGTCGTGCTGCTCGCGGGTCTGGCCGGCTGGAAGCTGTACCAGAAGGCGCACTGGCAGGGCGGGATCAGCCTCATCGTCGCCGCGCTCGTCCTGCTCTGGTACCTGTTCACCGACGAGGTCCCGAGCGACTTCGTGGGCGCCACGCCGTACGTAGTCACGCTGCTCGTGCTGTCGCTGTCCGCGCAGCGCCTGCGGATGCCCAAGGCCGACGGCATGCGTTACCGCAAGGGCCAGGGCAAGTGA
- a CDS encoding cytidine deaminase, whose amino-acid sequence MTTPGDVDWEALREVAREAMSHAYAPYSGYPVGVAALVDDGRTVSGCNVENASYGLGLCAECGLVSQLQRTGGGRLTHFTCVDGHGEILVPCGRCRQLLHEFGGPDLLLETPEGILPLAEMLPQAFGPGHLTK is encoded by the coding sequence GTGACCACGCCCGGGGACGTCGACTGGGAGGCGCTGCGCGAGGTGGCCCGCGAGGCCATGTCCCACGCGTACGCCCCCTACTCGGGCTACCCGGTGGGGGTCGCCGCCCTGGTCGACGACGGCCGTACGGTCTCCGGCTGCAACGTCGAGAACGCCTCCTACGGTCTCGGCCTGTGCGCCGAGTGCGGGCTGGTCTCGCAGCTGCAGCGGACCGGCGGCGGCAGGCTGACGCACTTCACCTGCGTCGACGGACACGGCGAGATCCTGGTCCCGTGCGGCCGCTGCCGCCAGCTGCTGCACGAGTTCGGAGGTCCGGATCTCCTCCTGGAGACTCCGGAGGGAATCCTCCCCCTCGCGGAAATGCTGCCCCAGGCCTTCGGTCCGGGCCATCTCACCAAGTAA
- a CDS encoding ABC transporter ATP-binding protein, producing the protein MNASSPPAAVELRGITKRFPGVVANRDIDITVAAGTVHALCGENGAGKSTLMKILYGMQQPDEGTITVAGERVTFNNPADAIARGIGMVHQHFMLADNLTVLENVVLGAEKLYGIGAKARTKIKEISDAYGLNVRPDVLLEDLGVADRQRVEILKVLYRGAKTLILDEPTAVLVPQEVDALFDNLRELKAEGLTVIFISHKLGEVLSVADEITVIRRGTTVGTVEPRSTTAKQLAELMVGSQLPTPETEESTVTDVAMLTLDGLHLSQTDLDGVERIILDDISLTIHKGEVLGIAGVEGNGQSELVEAIVGIRAPDTGAITLDGTDISRAPTRRRREAGIGYIPEDRHRHGLLLEAPLWENRILGHVSERPNSRGQLLDIKGARGDTERIIQAYDVRTPGIDVTAASLSGGNQQKLIVGREMSHAPKLLIAAHPTRGVDVGAQAAIWDHIREARREGLAVLLISADLDELIGLSDTLRVMYRGRLVADADPATITPEELGSAMTGAATGHLEHAEATGQEHTEDDAR; encoded by the coding sequence ATCAACGCGTCCAGCCCTCCCGCTGCCGTCGAACTGCGCGGCATCACCAAACGCTTCCCCGGCGTCGTCGCCAACCGCGACATCGACATCACCGTCGCCGCGGGCACCGTCCACGCCCTCTGCGGTGAGAACGGCGCCGGCAAGTCCACCCTGATGAAGATCCTCTACGGCATGCAGCAGCCGGACGAGGGCACCATCACGGTGGCCGGCGAGCGGGTGACCTTCAACAACCCCGCCGACGCCATCGCGCGCGGCATCGGCATGGTGCACCAGCACTTCATGCTCGCCGACAACCTCACCGTCCTGGAGAACGTCGTCCTCGGCGCGGAGAAGCTCTACGGCATCGGTGCCAAGGCGCGTACGAAGATCAAGGAGATCTCCGACGCGTACGGGCTGAACGTACGGCCCGACGTCCTCCTGGAGGACCTCGGCGTCGCCGACCGCCAGCGCGTGGAGATCCTCAAGGTCCTCTACCGCGGCGCCAAGACCCTCATCCTCGACGAGCCCACCGCCGTCCTCGTGCCACAGGAGGTCGACGCCCTCTTCGACAACCTGCGCGAGCTGAAGGCCGAGGGGCTCACGGTCATCTTCATCTCCCACAAGCTGGGCGAAGTCCTGTCCGTGGCCGACGAGATCACCGTCATCCGGCGCGGCACCACGGTCGGCACGGTCGAGCCCCGGTCCACCACGGCCAAGCAGCTCGCCGAGCTGATGGTCGGCAGCCAGCTGCCCACCCCGGAGACCGAGGAGTCCACCGTCACGGACGTGGCGATGCTGACGCTGGACGGGCTGCACCTGAGCCAGACGGACCTCGACGGCGTCGAGCGCATCATCCTCGACGACATCTCGCTCACCATCCACAAGGGCGAGGTCCTCGGCATCGCCGGTGTGGAGGGCAACGGCCAGTCCGAGCTGGTCGAGGCGATCGTCGGTATCCGCGCCCCCGACACCGGCGCCATCACGCTCGACGGCACCGACATCTCCCGCGCCCCCACCCGCCGCCGCCGCGAGGCCGGCATCGGCTACATCCCCGAGGACCGCCACCGCCACGGCCTGCTCCTTGAGGCACCGCTGTGGGAGAACCGCATCCTCGGCCATGTCTCCGAGCGCCCCAACTCGCGCGGCCAGCTCCTCGACATCAAGGGTGCCCGCGGCGACACCGAGCGCATCATCCAGGCGTACGACGTCCGCACGCCCGGCATCGACGTGACCGCGGCCTCGCTGTCCGGCGGCAACCAGCAGAAGCTGATCGTCGGCCGCGAGATGAGTCACGCGCCCAAGCTGCTCATCGCCGCCCACCCCACCCGCGGCGTGGACGTCGGCGCGCAGGCCGCGATCTGGGACCACATCCGCGAGGCCCGACGCGAGGGCCTGGCCGTGCTGCTGATCTCCGCCGACCTGGACGAGCTGATCGGGCTGTCCGACACCCTGCGGGTGATGTACCGCGGCCGCCTGGTCGCCGACGCCGACCCCGCCACGATCACCCCCGAGGAGCTGGGCTCCGCCATGACGGGCGCGGCCACCGGCCACCTGGAGCACGCAGAGGCCACCGGCCAGGAGCACACAGAGGACGACGCCCGATGA